A stretch of Aerococcus urinaehominis DNA encodes these proteins:
- a CDS encoding cobalamin-independent methionine synthase II family protein, with protein MTQKILTTHVGSLPRTPELLEANSRRAKEEISNEEFDQIIAESVDKVVKKQKEIGIDQVNDGEYGHITSGAIDYGAWWNYSFYRLGGLEMTGEDRWAKKEAILSKPGEIKLTNFSDRRDRQKFRAAYEDPDSGVLGKRANVPNPAFAGKVTYTGQDQVNRDVSLLTAAMKKYDIEQGFMAAISPGAAARLEDRFYHDEVALLNDLADALHEEYKAITDAGLIVQIDAPDLAEAWDQINPEPSVSDFQKWLQLRVDAANRALKGIDPELVRLHICWGSWHGPHTTDIPFEDIVDQCLEIKAGSFSFEASSPRHAHEWKVWEKPGRLGKNQKIVPGLVSHSTNAVEHPELIADRIVRFADIVGPENVIASTDCGLGGRLHEQIAWAKLEALVEGAELASQRLFR; from the coding sequence ATGACTCAGAAAATTTTAACCACTCACGTTGGCTCCCTACCACGGACGCCTGAATTATTAGAAGCAAACAGTCGTCGTGCTAAAGAAGAAATTTCTAATGAGGAATTTGACCAAATTATTGCGGAATCCGTTGATAAGGTTGTTAAAAAACAAAAAGAAATTGGTATTGACCAAGTAAATGATGGTGAGTATGGCCACATTACATCAGGCGCTATCGACTACGGTGCTTGGTGGAATTATTCTTTCTACCGTTTAGGTGGTCTGGAAATGACCGGAGAAGATCGCTGGGCCAAAAAGGAAGCAATCCTTTCTAAGCCAGGTGAGATTAAGCTAACTAACTTCTCTGACCGTCGTGACCGCCAAAAATTTAGAGCTGCTTATGAAGATCCAGATTCAGGAGTCCTAGGCAAACGTGCTAATGTGCCTAACCCAGCCTTTGCTGGCAAGGTGACCTACACTGGTCAAGACCAGGTTAATCGGGATGTTAGCTTATTAACAGCAGCTATGAAGAAATATGATATTGAGCAAGGCTTCATGGCCGCTATTTCGCCTGGAGCAGCAGCCCGTTTAGAAGACCGTTTCTACCACGATGAAGTGGCACTTTTAAATGACTTGGCTGATGCCTTACATGAGGAGTACAAAGCAATTACTGATGCAGGTTTGATTGTGCAAATTGATGCACCGGATTTAGCTGAAGCTTGGGACCAAATTAATCCAGAACCTAGTGTGTCTGACTTCCAAAAATGGTTGCAGTTGCGGGTTGATGCCGCTAATCGCGCTTTGAAAGGTATCGATCCAGAATTAGTCCGTCTGCATATTTGCTGGGGTTCTTGGCATGGCCCTCACACAACGGATATTCCTTTTGAAGATATTGTTGACCAATGCTTAGAAATTAAGGCTGGTTCCTTCTCTTTTGAAGCCTCTAGTCCACGTCACGCCCATGAGTGGAAGGTTTGGGAAAAACCAGGCCGTCTAGGTAAAAATCAAAAGATTGTGCCAGGTCTAGTTTCTCATTCAACTAATGCTGTTGAACATCCTGAGTTAATTGCTGACCGGATTGTCCGCTTTGCCGATATTGTTGGTCCTGAAAATGTGATTGCTTCAACTGACTGCGGTTTGGGTGGTCGTCTCCATGAACAAATTGCTTGGGCTAAACTAGAAGCTTTGGTTGAAGGCGCTGAACTCGCATCTCAACGTTTATTTAGATAG
- the rplM gene encoding 50S ribosomal protein L13 codes for MRTTYMAKSSEVERNWVVLDATDVPLGRLSAVAASMLRGKNKPTFTPNVDTGDFVIIINADKVKLTGNKAKDKKYYRHSGYPGGIYETTAGDMLNNRPERLVELSIKGMLPKSSLGRKQFTKLHVYAGGEHPHQAQQPKTIDITELI; via the coding sequence ATGCGCACTACATACATGGCTAAATCTAGCGAAGTAGAACGTAACTGGGTTGTCCTTGACGCAACTGATGTACCTTTAGGTCGTTTATCAGCTGTGGCAGCTAGCATGTTACGTGGTAAAAATAAACCAACTTTCACACCTAACGTAGATACTGGTGATTTCGTAATTATTATCAACGCTGACAAGGTTAAATTAACTGGTAACAAGGCTAAAGATAAAAAATATTACCGTCACTCAGGTTATCCAGGTGGTATCTATGAAACAACTGCTGGCGATATGTTAAACAACCGCCCAGAACGTTTAGTAGAGTTATCAATCAAAGGTATGCTACCTAAATCTTCTTTAGGTCGTAAACAATTTACTAAATTACATGTTTACGCTGGTGGCGAACATCCACACCAAGCACAACAACCTAAAACTATCGATATTACAGAATTAATCTAA
- the rpsI gene encoding 30S ribosomal protein S9 — MAQAQYSATGRRKHSTARVRLVPGSGRIVFNGKDMEEYLPYPSLYVIVKQPLDITQTDGQYDIFINVDGGGYAGQSGAARHGIARALLKVDPDFRKPLKDAGLLTRDPRMKERKKPGLKKARKAPQFSKR, encoded by the coding sequence TTGGCACAAGCTCAATATTCAGCAACTGGACGCCGTAAACATTCTACAGCGCGCGTACGCTTAGTACCTGGCTCTGGACGTATCGTTTTCAACGGTAAAGATATGGAAGAATACTTACCATATCCATCATTATACGTAATTGTTAAACAACCTTTAGACATCACTCAAACTGATGGTCAATATGACATCTTCATCAATGTTGATGGTGGTGGCTATGCTGGTCAATCAGGTGCAGCTCGTCACGGGATTGCACGTGCTCTATTAAAAGTTGATCCAGACTTCCGTAAACCATTAAAAGATGCTGGTCTATTAACACGTGACCCTCGTATGAAGGAACGTAAGAAACCAGGTCTTAAGAAAGCCCGTAAAGCACCTCAATTCTCAAAACGTTAA
- the pepF gene encoding oligoendopeptidase F: MSNESVVKSRDQVNPAAKWDLTAIFPTQAAYEQALDQIQVDVNDFTESYKGRLNQLDLLSQAIYSRSDLAVQVSQLSHYALLPVEVDRTDSQAALRLGKLEAILNQLTSDLLWFEAELLDLPQNLLDQLAQSQPDLEDFCRQLTKKRQRYLGKDLESALVDLAPANQQFYNIYNEAKLADLDFPDFTVNGKTYPLSFVLYEDKYMYDEDTEVRRTAYQVFSDQLAKYQHSFAATYYGHLLQEKAQAKLRGFDSTIDYLLDSQDVDRELYNRQIDVIMEKLAPVMQKYISHLKAVRGLDKMTYADLKISLDPDFSKQITFPESEAYIKGATAVLGADYYSKLAMAYQDNWVDYAQNKGKSTGGFCTSVAGVHPYILMSWTNQLSDLYTLIHELGHAGQMITAEEHNLYLTSEPSLYLIEAPSTFNELLLTAYLEDQAEDTRSKRFALASMIANTYFHNFVTHLLEAAYQREVYREIDKGEAVTAEKLSELKEQVLKQFWGSAVDLEPASQLTWMRQPHYYMGLYPYTYSAGLTIATQAFLNIRAGQVGAVEKWLAFLTTGAMDPVRAADIAGVDITTEAALENTIAFLDRTVDQIIAYSQDLSAS, from the coding sequence ATGAGCAATGAGTCAGTCGTAAAATCACGTGACCAAGTCAATCCTGCCGCCAAGTGGGACTTGACGGCTATTTTTCCCACTCAAGCGGCTTATGAGCAAGCTTTGGATCAAATTCAGGTTGATGTTAATGATTTTACAGAAAGTTATAAGGGTCGTTTAAACCAGTTAGATCTTTTGTCTCAAGCAATTTATAGCAGGTCAGATTTAGCAGTCCAGGTATCACAATTGAGTCATTACGCCTTATTACCTGTTGAGGTGGACCGGACTGATAGCCAAGCTGCTCTGCGTTTAGGTAAATTAGAAGCTATCCTTAACCAGTTAACCAGTGACTTGCTGTGGTTTGAAGCAGAGCTTTTAGACTTGCCACAGAATCTTTTAGACCAACTGGCTCAGAGCCAACCTGATCTAGAAGATTTTTGTCGCCAGCTCACCAAAAAACGCCAGCGCTATTTGGGTAAGGACTTGGAGTCGGCCCTAGTAGATCTGGCGCCAGCCAACCAGCAATTCTATAATATCTATAATGAAGCTAAACTAGCTGACTTGGATTTTCCTGACTTTACCGTTAATGGCAAGACCTATCCTTTATCCTTTGTCCTCTATGAAGATAAGTATATGTATGATGAGGATACCGAGGTTAGAAGAACTGCTTACCAAGTCTTTTCAGATCAATTGGCTAAATACCAACATAGTTTTGCCGCAACTTATTATGGCCACTTGCTTCAGGAGAAAGCTCAGGCCAAATTAAGGGGATTCGATTCGACTATCGATTATTTGCTGGACAGCCAGGATGTTGACCGTGAGCTTTATAATCGGCAAATCGATGTCATTATGGAAAAATTAGCCCCAGTTATGCAGAAATATATCAGCCACCTTAAAGCAGTTCGGGGTCTAGATAAGATGACCTATGCTGATCTCAAAATTAGCTTAGACCCTGATTTTTCTAAGCAAATTACTTTCCCAGAAAGTGAGGCATATATTAAAGGCGCGACGGCAGTTCTTGGTGCAGATTATTACTCTAAACTAGCCATGGCCTACCAGGATAATTGGGTGGATTATGCTCAAAACAAGGGTAAGTCTACCGGTGGTTTCTGCACGTCGGTGGCTGGCGTTCATCCCTATATTTTAATGTCCTGGACTAATCAACTGTCTGATTTATATACCCTTATCCATGAATTAGGTCATGCTGGCCAAATGATAACAGCTGAAGAGCATAATCTCTACTTAACCAGTGAACCTAGTCTTTACCTGATTGAGGCGCCATCCACCTTCAATGAACTCTTACTCACTGCTTATCTTGAAGACCAGGCTGAGGACACCCGCAGTAAACGCTTTGCTTTAGCTTCGATGATAGCCAATACTTATTTTCATAATTTCGTCACCCACCTCTTAGAAGCAGCCTACCAAAGAGAAGTCTACCGAGAAATCGATAAGGGTGAGGCGGTTACGGCTGAGAAGCTATCGGAATTAAAAGAACAGGTGCTCAAGCAATTCTGGGGATCAGCTGTTGATCTAGAACCGGCCAGCCAGCTAACCTGGATGCGCCAGCCTCATTATTATATGGGCCTCTATCCTTATACCTATTCAGCGGGCTTAACTATTGCCACCCAGGCCTTCCTCAACATTCGCGCGGGCCAGGTGGGAGCTGTTGAAAAGTGGTTGGCCTTTTTAACAACAGGGGCCATGGATCCTGTCCGGGCTGCGGATATCGCTGGAGTAGATATCACAACAGAAGCAGCCTTAGAAAATACTATTGCCTTCCTTGATCGAACAGTTGACCAAATTATTGCTTATAGCCAAGACCTCTCTGCAAGCTAG
- a CDS encoding ABC transporter substrate-binding protein, producing the protein MKINRLAKYSISLLAALSLAACGNGNQAGAGSADGQVKVGVLQFMEHESLDQARQGFEAELADNGYKAGDKLELAYSNAQGDQSNLQGITQQFANSQDLVLSIATPAAQAMLNADQSTPQLFTTVTDPVSAGLVQSIEKPGRNMTGTSDSVDVAKVIDLLLTTKDDIKTIGVIYNSSEVNSEVQYQQAKEYIESKGLKVEQATVTSTNEVQTAITGLANRVDAVYLPTDNTVASSIATIGKVLMETKTPSVAGFDAGVEGALCAYGVDYEALGRQTAKMALRILEDGQDPANMPVEYSETFTIRVNQEMADALGIDAQALENTKI; encoded by the coding sequence ATGAAAATTAATCGTTTAGCAAAATATAGTATCTCTTTATTAGCAGCCTTATCTTTAGCAGCTTGTGGTAATGGTAACCAAGCTGGTGCTGGTAGCGCTGATGGCCAAGTTAAGGTTGGTGTGCTTCAGTTTATGGAGCACGAGTCATTAGACCAAGCGCGTCAGGGTTTTGAAGCGGAGTTGGCAGACAATGGCTACAAGGCAGGCGATAAACTAGAATTAGCCTATTCAAATGCCCAAGGGGACCAATCTAACCTACAAGGTATTACCCAGCAGTTTGCTAACAGCCAGGATTTGGTCTTATCAATCGCTACCCCAGCTGCTCAAGCCATGTTGAATGCGGACCAATCGACCCCACAGCTATTTACTACGGTAACTGACCCTGTATCAGCTGGCCTAGTTCAATCGATTGAAAAGCCAGGTAGGAATATGACGGGTACCTCTGATAGCGTGGATGTTGCTAAGGTGATTGACCTATTATTGACAACTAAGGATGATATCAAGACTATCGGGGTTATCTATAATTCAAGCGAGGTCAATTCAGAAGTCCAATATCAACAAGCTAAAGAATATATTGAATCTAAAGGTCTTAAGGTGGAGCAAGCCACTGTCACTTCTACTAACGAAGTGCAAACAGCGATCACAGGCTTAGCCAACCGAGTTGATGCCGTTTACCTACCAACTGATAATACGGTAGCTTCTTCGATTGCAACAATCGGTAAAGTGCTAATGGAAACTAAGACCCCTTCAGTAGCAGGTTTCGATGCAGGTGTTGAAGGCGCCCTCTGTGCTTATGGGGTCGATTATGAAGCCCTAGGTCGGCAAACTGCCAAAATGGCTTTACGGATTTTAGAAGATGGTCAAGATCCTGCTAATATGCCAGTTGAGTATTCAGAAACGTTCACCATTCGTGTTAACCAAGAGATGGCAGATGCCCTAGGTATCGACGCTCAAGCCTTAGAAAACACTAAAATTTAG
- a CDS encoding ABC transporter substrate-binding protein encodes MVIKLNKLALLALACLGIAGCQSSQEADQPHSDQPVKVGILQFSENPAMDQAHGGFTRALADAGYQEGENLMIDYENAAQDHSNLYGIAEKMAREDDLLLGLGTQSSQAFANIEEKKPIVFTAVTDAEGAQLVASNESPERNVTGTSNMVLPMSGVDFLVANVENLETIGILYNAGEVNSNIQYENCKAYAESLGLKVEGMTITNTNDVQGAITALAGKVDAIYLPTDNSIVQTAPTIGEVVKRMGVPTVGSDKTSLPACLATFGVDYERIGYRAGEMAVEILAGRAQPADMPVELPDHLELTVNPEMAKALDYDPGALAD; translated from the coding sequence ATGGTAATTAAATTAAATAAGCTAGCCTTGCTAGCCCTTGCCTGTTTGGGGATAGCTGGTTGTCAATCTAGTCAGGAGGCAGACCAGCCCCATTCAGATCAACCGGTTAAGGTCGGTATCTTACAATTTTCAGAAAATCCTGCTATGGACCAAGCTCACGGTGGCTTTACCAGGGCCCTAGCTGATGCTGGTTATCAAGAGGGGGAGAATTTGATGATTGACTATGAGAATGCTGCCCAGGACCATTCTAACCTTTATGGTATTGCCGAAAAGATGGCCCGTGAAGATGACCTACTTTTAGGATTGGGGACTCAGTCTAGTCAGGCTTTCGCTAATATCGAGGAAAAGAAACCAATCGTTTTTACAGCGGTGACTGATGCTGAAGGTGCCCAGCTGGTTGCTAGCAACGAATCTCCTGAACGCAATGTTACCGGGACCTCAAATATGGTATTACCTATGTCAGGGGTTGATTTCTTAGTGGCTAATGTTGAAAATTTGGAAACAATTGGCATCCTCTATAATGCTGGTGAGGTTAATTCCAATATTCAATATGAAAACTGTAAAGCTTATGCTGAATCACTAGGGCTAAAAGTTGAAGGCATGACGATTACCAATACTAACGATGTTCAGGGGGCAATTACGGCCCTGGCTGGTAAGGTTGATGCTATTTATCTGCCAACAGATAATTCGATCGTGCAGACCGCCCCGACTATTGGTGAAGTTGTTAAACGAATGGGGGTACCCACCGTTGGTAGTGATAAAACTTCCTTGCCAGCTTGCTTAGCAACATTCGGTGTTGATTATGAGCGTATCGGTTACCGGGCCGGAGAAATGGCTGTTGAAATCTTAGCTGGTAGGGCACAACCGGCTGATATGCCGGTTGAACTACCAGACCACTTAGAACTAACTGTGAATCCAGAGATGGCAAAAGCTCTAGATTACGATCCAGGAGCCTTAGCCGATTAA
- a CDS encoding ABC transporter substrate-binding protein, with the protein MSSRFSWWAMCLILLLGLTGCQQADQDPSVKQVGILQFSENPTMDQVVAGFKKGLADHGFREDDNLVIDLENAAQDHSNLYGIAGKMTRVYDLSLGLGTPPTQALANAGNDNPIVFAAVSDPKGANLVASYDRPGGNVTGASDMVLPNQGIDFLRQHVPELKTIGVLYNAGEVNSQIQFENVKAYGESVGLKVEGMTITNTNDVQHAITALAGKVDAVYLPTDHSIVQTIATIANTLHAMKVPAVGADVAQLEACIATFGVNYEERGYRAGEMAAEILQGQASPAELAVDLPDKLDKTINDDMAHHLGFDPKTLKEEN; encoded by the coding sequence ATGTCCAGTCGATTTAGCTGGTGGGCCATGTGTTTGATCTTGTTACTTGGCCTGACAGGTTGCCAGCAAGCTGACCAAGATCCAAGTGTTAAACAGGTAGGTATTTTACAATTTTCGGAAAATCCTACTATGGACCAAGTAGTAGCCGGTTTTAAAAAGGGGCTCGCTGATCATGGCTTTCGGGAAGATGATAATCTAGTGATTGATTTAGAAAATGCTGCCCAAGACCATTCTAATTTGTATGGGATTGCTGGCAAGATGACCCGGGTCTATGACCTTAGTTTAGGTTTAGGCACCCCGCCTACCCAGGCTTTGGCGAATGCGGGCAACGACAACCCGATTGTTTTTGCGGCAGTTTCCGATCCCAAGGGCGCCAACTTGGTCGCCTCTTATGACCGGCCTGGCGGCAATGTGACTGGGGCTTCTGATATGGTCCTGCCAAACCAGGGTATAGATTTCCTGCGCCAGCATGTACCCGAACTTAAAACTATTGGTGTCCTTTACAATGCGGGAGAAGTTAATTCGCAAATCCAATTTGAGAATGTGAAGGCTTATGGTGAGTCAGTTGGTCTCAAAGTTGAGGGGATGACGATTACTAATACTAATGATGTGCAACATGCCATCACCGCTTTGGCCGGTAAGGTAGATGCCGTTTATTTACCGACTGACCACTCGATCGTCCAAACTATTGCCACGATTGCAAATACTTTACATGCTATGAAAGTGCCAGCAGTAGGCGCCGATGTGGCCCAGCTTGAGGCCTGTATTGCAACTTTTGGTGTGAACTATGAAGAGAGAGGGTATCGAGCAGGGGAGATGGCGGCTGAAATTTTACAGGGGCAAGCTAGTCCAGCTGAATTAGCGGTTGACCTGCCAGATAAATTAGACAAAACAATAAATGATGATATGGCCCACCACTTGGGCTTTGATCCCAAGACTTTAAAGGAGGAAAATTAG
- a CDS encoding ABC transporter permease, with protein sequence MDLLLSSVAQGFLWAMLGMGVYLTFRILDMADMSAEGTFPLGGAVSAVLIVNGMNPILATLVAMVAGALAGAVTGLLHTKMKIPTLLSGVLVMTGLYSINLRVMGKANLPLLGQDTVISLFESFGLNRVMATMLVGLIFVSLVILALVLFVNTSYGLGFRATGDNNVMAEANGIKTESIKVVGYMLSNGLIALSGALIAQSNGYADVGMGTGTIVIGLASFIIAEVILRSISFGKRLVTIVIGSIIYRVVIDTIMQQNILPILPSDIRILSSIALALILWSPEVSAWMRNRKAKQGQ encoded by the coding sequence ATGGATTTACTACTATCAAGTGTTGCACAAGGTTTCTTGTGGGCTATGCTAGGCATGGGGGTCTACTTGACCTTTAGAATTTTAGATATGGCTGATATGTCAGCTGAAGGGACTTTTCCATTAGGTGGTGCGGTGTCAGCAGTCTTAATCGTGAACGGTATGAATCCCATTCTGGCTACCCTAGTTGCCATGGTTGCCGGTGCCTTAGCTGGTGCTGTAACGGGTCTTTTACATACTAAAATGAAAATTCCAACCCTATTATCAGGGGTACTGGTAATGACCGGTCTTTATTCAATTAACTTAAGGGTTATGGGTAAGGCTAATTTGCCCTTACTCGGTCAAGATACGGTAATTAGCCTGTTTGAATCTTTTGGCCTTAACCGAGTGATGGCAACAATGCTGGTCGGCCTAATCTTTGTTAGCCTAGTGATTTTAGCCCTAGTCTTGTTTGTAAATACCTCTTACGGTCTGGGCTTTAGAGCAACAGGGGATAACAATGTGATGGCAGAGGCAAACGGGATTAAGACTGAATCTATTAAGGTAGTTGGTTATATGCTATCTAATGGTTTGATTGCTTTATCAGGTGCTTTAATTGCCCAATCTAATGGTTACGCTGATGTCGGTATGGGAACTGGTACAATTGTTATTGGCTTGGCTTCATTTATTATCGCTGAAGTTATTTTACGCAGTATTTCTTTTGGCAAGCGACTAGTAACGATTGTTATAGGCTCTATTATCTACCGGGTGGTTATTGATACCATCATGCAACAAAATATATTGCCAATTCTACCAAGTGATATCCGTATCTTATCTTCAATCGCACTTGCCTTGATCTTATGGTCGCCGGAAGTATCAGCTTGGATGCGTAATCGTAAAGCTAAACAGGGCCAATAG
- a CDS encoding ABC transporter ATP-binding protein, producing MTEILQLEKVNKIFNTGTVNENHVTKDFDLTLRSGDFVSVIGSNGAGKSTLLNLIAGTQQPTSGSIKLNGKEIANVPAYKRAKYIARVFQDPQMGTARNLTIEENLAVAYKRGHSRGFSLGVTDQMRQIFKDHLKEVDLGLEDRLTTDAGALSGGQRQVLTLLMAVLQTPDILLLDEHTAALDPRTADMVMNLTEKLVNENHITSLMITHDMSDAIRYGNRLIMLHEGKIAVDVAGQEKADLTVDDLMNLFQASVGASLTNDEILLQR from the coding sequence ATGACTGAAATTTTACAATTAGAAAAGGTAAATAAAATTTTTAATACCGGTACAGTTAATGAAAACCATGTCACCAAGGACTTTGACTTGACTTTAAGATCAGGTGATTTTGTTTCGGTTATTGGTTCAAATGGGGCAGGCAAGTCAACCTTGCTCAACTTGATTGCTGGGACCCAGCAGCCAACGTCTGGTTCTATCAAACTTAATGGCAAAGAAATTGCTAATGTACCGGCTTATAAACGTGCCAAATATATCGCCCGGGTTTTTCAGGATCCACAAATGGGGACCGCTAGAAACTTGACAATTGAAGAAAATTTGGCTGTTGCTTATAAGCGGGGGCATAGTCGAGGCTTTAGCTTAGGTGTAACTGATCAAATGCGGCAAATCTTTAAAGATCATCTTAAGGAGGTTGACCTAGGCTTAGAAGACCGTTTAACTACAGATGCTGGGGCTTTATCAGGCGGTCAACGTCAAGTATTAACGCTATTGATGGCAGTTTTACAAACGCCAGATATCTTACTCTTGGATGAGCACACAGCTGCCTTGGACCCACGCACAGCTGATATGGTAATGAATTTGACTGAGAAATTAGTGAATGAGAATCATATTACTTCCTTGATGATTACCCATGATATGAGTGATGCCATTCGTTATGGTAACCGCCTAATTATGCTCCATGAAGGCAAGATTGCTGTCGATGTTGCTGGCCAAGAAAAGGCAGATTTGACTGTTGATGACTTGATGAACCTCTTCCAAGCTAGTGTCGGCGCTAGCTTGACTAATGATGAAATTCTACTACAAAGATAA
- a CDS encoding MFS transporter has protein sequence MKDKKTPWLGIILMMLASLIAVTGELLPSGLLYEISQDLGVSHAQVGYLLGASAIVAACTTMITTRLLTGFNRRYVLIGVALGFALGNFIVGSAANFAMAIIGRMITGLCVGMFWPLIGTYARQVADGPRAGQIMTIVLSGSTIGVSLGLPLLTKLGQSLTWSWSFYAVTLLCLLVAGLGLFALPSVPGRPAQDTVSPINIIKRKNVQTVLLLVLLYVMGQYASYAFIQLVSDRIGLAITTSQLIFGMGAILSMVIVSRFIDQHFHQLLGAVIACGVVTMLIFLFLAKWTWLGGLAMGLWGLSYGPLSVLLQNAVIKQAPKAGDIAVSVQSTVFDFSIMLASAIGGQILALMGLPAVLIFACAMFVSAWVLVQQRKELFI, from the coding sequence ATGAAAGATAAAAAGACACCCTGGTTAGGGATTATATTAATGATGTTGGCGTCATTGATTGCTGTGACCGGCGAATTACTGCCCTCAGGCCTACTTTATGAGATTAGTCAGGATTTAGGGGTCTCTCATGCCCAAGTGGGCTACTTGCTAGGGGCCTCAGCCATAGTGGCTGCCTGTACCACCATGATTACCACCCGACTGCTGACAGGTTTTAATCGCCGCTATGTTTTGATTGGTGTCGCGCTAGGTTTTGCCTTAGGTAATTTTATTGTTGGTTCAGCAGCCAACTTTGCTATGGCTATTATTGGACGCATGATCACGGGCTTATGTGTGGGCATGTTCTGGCCTTTAATTGGTACCTATGCCCGCCAGGTAGCGGATGGACCCCGAGCTGGCCAGATTATGACTATCGTATTATCTGGCTCAACTATTGGTGTTAGCTTGGGTCTGCCTTTGCTGACTAAATTGGGTCAGAGCTTAACCTGGTCTTGGAGTTTTTATGCTGTTACTTTATTGTGTCTATTGGTAGCTGGTCTAGGGCTGTTTGCATTGCCATCAGTCCCAGGTCGACCTGCCCAGGATACGGTATCGCCGATTAATATTATCAAGCGTAAAAATGTTCAAACGGTGCTCTTGCTAGTCTTACTATATGTTATGGGTCAATATGCTAGTTATGCCTTTATTCAGTTGGTATCAGACCGGATTGGTCTAGCCATTACGACTAGCCAGCTGATTTTTGGGATGGGTGCTATTTTATCCATGGTGATTGTTAGTCGCTTTATTGATCAGCATTTCCACCAATTACTCGGTGCGGTTATTGCCTGCGGTGTCGTCACTATGCTGATTTTTCTTTTTCTAGCTAAGTGGACCTGGTTAGGTGGGCTAGCAATGGGATTATGGGGCTTATCTTATGGCCCCCTGTCAGTCTTGTTACAGAATGCCGTGATCAAGCAAGCACCCAAGGCCGGGGATATTGCTGTATCAGTCCAATCCACTGTATTTGATTTTTCCATCATGCTAGCCTCAGCTATCGGTGGGCAAATTCTGGCTCTAATGGGATTGCCAGCTGTGTTAATTTTTGCCTGTGCGATGTTCGTATCAGCTTGGGTATTGGTCCAACAAAGAAAGGAATTATTTATTTAG
- a CDS encoding HIT family protein gives MVAKDPNCGYCQQGELLNNFGYLVGELEHSLVILFREQSHHGRIIVAYKEHVSELVDIDAETRHAYFDEIAQVAEVMHELYQPDKINYGAYGDGGSHLHFHLVPKYEGQVEWGTPFAMNLDEKYLNEEEYEAMAEELRAKLPLK, from the coding sequence ATGGTTGCAAAAGACCCAAACTGTGGCTATTGCCAACAAGGTGAATTATTAAATAACTTTGGCTACCTAGTGGGGGAACTGGAACACAGTCTAGTTATCCTATTTAGAGAACAAAGCCATCATGGACGTATCATCGTTGCCTACAAGGAGCATGTTTCAGAGCTGGTGGATATTGATGCGGAAACCCGTCATGCTTATTTTGATGAAATTGCGCAAGTAGCAGAAGTCATGCATGAACTATACCAACCAGACAAAATCAATTATGGTGCCTACGGTGATGGCGGTAGCCACCTCCACTTCCACTTAGTGCCTAAATACGAAGGTCAAGTTGAGTGGGGCACACCTTTTGCCATGAACCTAGATGAAAAATACCTGAATGAGGAAGAATATGAAGCTATGGCCGAGGAACTTCGTGCTAAGCTACCTCTTAAATAA